The sequence below is a genomic window from Lycium ferocissimum isolate CSIRO_LF1 chromosome 9, AGI_CSIRO_Lferr_CH_V1, whole genome shotgun sequence.
ACCTGCTAATGAGTAAAGAACCTGAGAATTGTAAATGAGGCTAAGGGTGTGTTTAgtatgaaagaaaatgttttcttggaatATAAGtgagtttcttacttattttctagtgtttggttagtagcaaaaaaatattatcccaagagcatttatatgtaatctagcaaATGGTGGTGATATGGGGTGGGGAGTGGGGTCCGGGGTTGGCGGGGGTGGGATGGTCAAGAGGTGGGGGTTGGGGGAGCTGGGTGGGTAGCGAGGAGACAATGAACTTGGCATGAAACTTGTACTcttattagggaagtcattttctcgTTTTTAGGGAACTTGTTTtcttagagaaaatgttttccaaataccaaacacaccctaaggaTTATTTTGTTTTGTGAGAGGACCCCCATCACCTAGAAAGAAACAATGGACCTGGAATAGCAGAGACACGGATGTCCTTGTAGTCCCTGTAGGAACTGTTTTCACCGCATTTAAGGAGTTCCCAGATAAGTATGTTGATCCAGTCTCCTGCTGTCACCTCCCATAACTGGTGAATGGTTAGCAAAATGAAGGAGTTAGTATAAATGGAACCTTTTAAATATAAATGGAACAGAAATTCTTTAATCATGTTAAAACTGCCCTTGAGtctttcttttctacatattaatgtGAGGCTTGATCTTGATTGTTGAATTAGTGCGAATACCAATTTGCATGCTTCTGTTCTAATGCCAATTAATGATTATGTATCATCTTGcttatgcactattttactCACTAAAAAAATCTTCAGAATCCTGCAAGTGTTCCTCCTGCTATAAATTCGAGGCTTTCACCTCTTCCTCATGAACCTGCTGACTATGATCGTGGTGCAACAGTTGATATCCCTCTCGATAATTCAAAGGTGAAACAGAATAGTCAACTTTAACTTTTGTACAGTTTTCTTGCTTGACCACAGTACTGGTGGATCTGGCGGGGTTAAGGTTGAATGACACTTTACTCGTATAACAATTCAGGATCAGAAGAATAAAGAGAAAGAACTCCAAGCTAAAGAAGCTGAACTGAAAAAAAGAGAACAGGTAAGCCTATAAGATTCCTCATGTTAGAGTTTGAAAGAATCTATGGTATTGACTATGTTTCTCTGTAGGCATTTTATATACTGTTAATTAGCTGTTTTATTGGTTTCATTTAGGATCTGAAAAGGAGGGAAGATGCTATAGCAAGAGGTAGTTCTCCAGTGTAACCTATACAATTTTGTAAATATGAACTAAATTATGCCATTTGGGTCCTTCTTTCCCACGTGTGAgctgattttatttttgttttacacTACAGCTGGAGTTGTcatagaggaaaagaattggCCACCTTTCTTCCCTATCATTCATCATGATATTGCAAATGAAATTCCAGTCCATCTACAGCAGTTGCAGTATGTTGCATTTTTTACATTGTTGGGTATGTCTGTCGATCAAACTCCCTTTAATGTCTTCTGCATAAGCCCCCTAGTGAATGGATACTTGTAAGGCTTCTCAGTTGACCTTGCGAGCAAATATTCACTTTTAGTGTACATAGTGATAATTCTCGCTACTTATAGTCGGTTGGCTTTATTCTAAACAAAAGTTGTACTACGGTTTTCCAGCTATCCGTGGGAGTATTAATGcattttcatttgaaatttctaaatcACAAACCCGTTTTCAGACAACAAACTTCCCAAAATCCTTTTTTGATAGCTTTGGTATTTGGATTAGGTCTGCAAGTCATGTTTGTGgtagtaaatttttttaaaaaaaattgtatctcGAAGCTACCACTCCTACTGGAGATAAAAGAGAAAAGGGGAAACATTGCTAGATAGTATATTAGAATGGTTTAGGACAAGGTATAGGCTTATTAAGATTCTTTTTTAATAGCTTTATTTGGTCTCTCTAGTAATGCACTTATGGATTTACTTTGGATATGGTGAATTGCAGGTTTGGCAAGCTGTCTTCTATGGAACCTTATTGCAGTTACCTCCGCTTGGATCAAAGGACAAGGTTGCTGCTGAACTTgatttaaacaatttttttttaatcttgaaCTGAAAATTAACCAgctagtttttctttttgtcattGTAGGTATAACTATTTGGCTTCTTGCTATTATCTACTTAATATCCGGTGTCCCAGGAGCCTATGTGTTGTGGTATCGTCCTCTATATCGTGCAATGAGGTACTATTTTGTGTTCCCTCATTGTGGGGAATAATTTTCACATTACCTTTCTATTTATTTGATAATGCTCTTCTACTTCGCTAAAAGTTTGCCATTATGTCCATCCTGTTTTGCAGGACGGATAGTGCACTGAAGTTCGGATGGTTCTTCTTAACATATCTCGTAAATGTTACATTGCCCTTTTtagttttttcctattttttacAGTTGATTATTGACAACAGTACTGATTGTTTATATTCATATTGTAGTTTCACATTGGATTCTGCATCATTGCTGCTGTGGCACCTCCGATCTTCTTCAAGGGAAAATCTTTAGCGTAAGTTGCTTTGCCATATTGGCTGATCTCATGCTTTCACTTATATGTATACGTTTTAATTATGCATGTATGCTAAAATATAATGACTTTTTTATTCCCTTGTTTAACAGTGGTATCTTGCCCGCAATTGATCTCTTAGGCTGGAGTGGTTTGGTTGGGGTAAGCTTCTTTTGCTGTCTAAAATTTAGCTTGAACTAGAATTGAGTCAAATG
It includes:
- the LOC132031165 gene encoding secretory carrier-associated membrane protein 1-like, with amino-acid sequence MAGHYYNDNPFDEEQQDNPFQDQGARGNQSSYGSGAFFMTNPASVPPAINSRLSPLPHEPADYDRGATVDIPLDNSKDQKNKEKELQAKEAELKKREQDLKRREDAIARAGVVIEEKNWPPFFPIIHHDIANEIPVHLQQLQYVAFFTLLGLASCLLWNLIAVTSAWIKGQGITIWLLAIIYLISGVPGAYVLWYRPLYRAMRTDSALKFGWFFLTYLFHIGFCIIAAVAPPIFFKGKSLAGILPAIDLLGWSGLVGVFYFIGFAFFCLESLVSIWVIQQVYMYFRGSGKAAEMKKEAARSTMMAAL